The genomic DNA ATGTTCATTGGCAACACCAAGGTTCAGAAGTAATTATTAGGGGTTGATTATGGAAAAGAAAGAATATACAGCACCGAAAATGGAAATCGTCGATTTTGACCATCAAGTGGCTCTGCTCAGCGGAAGCGGCGAAGAACCCTCTGATACATGCGATGATGGTGACTATTGCGATGAACTCGGCTAATTAAGCCTGCTCGCCCACAATCACCTTGTAGAATTCAAGGAACTGTGCAGGCGAAAGTTCTTCGGCACGAACGGTTGTCGGATAATCCAGGAGCTCGATAGCTTCCTGGATTTTCTTTTTGTCATAGGCGCGGCCGAACGAATTGGCAAGGGTTTTGCGCTTTTGGGTGAAGGCGGCGCGTACAAAGTCAAAAAAGCCTTCGGGAGCCTGGAGCGCGTCTGCCTTGGGCGTCAAGAGCATGGTAGCGCTGTCCACATTGGGGCGCGGGGTAAAATGCTCGGGCCCAATCTTGCGCAGAATCTGCGTGTCGGCGTAAGCGGACACCAGAACAGAGAGGCTGCCGTAATTGCTGCTGCAGGGGCTTGCGCAAATGCGCTCGGCGACTTCGAGCTGCACCATTCCCATAAAGCCCTTGGTCAAGTGTAATTTGGGCATAAGGCCCGCGATAATCGCAGTCGATACGTTGTACGGCAAGTTACCCGTAACCCAGGGCTTTTCATGGGCATCCAGAAACGCCTGCAAGTCAAACTTCAAAAAGTCAATGTTTTCGATATGGAAGTTTTCGCGGCCCTGGAATTTTTGTTGCAAAAATTCCACGCACTGCTCGTCGATTTCGACGGCAGTGAGTTCCACGGCGCGTTCAAGCAAGTGTTCAGTAAGGGCGCCGTGCCCAGGGCCGATTTCAAGCACCCAGTCGCCCGCATTCGCCGGCAAATCGCCCGCAATCATTTGGGCGGTCGGTACATCCAAAAAGTTCTGACCAAATTTACGGCGTCTTGCTCTATCCATACCGCCAAAGATAGAAATAAAAAGCCCGCAATTCAATTGCAGGCCATTTAAGTTATGCTTTAAAGTTTTTCTAGAGTCTCGCTTTTACAAGCTTGTACAAGTCAGCGAAAACTTCATCAGGCGTACGGTCGGCATCAATGGCGGCAACGCAGTCGCTGTAGTCACGGGCCGCGGCAAGGTACCCCTTGCGCACCCTCTCGAAAAATTCGGCCTTCTCGCTCTCGAGTCGATCGGGAGCCTCGCCCCGCTTCGCGGTGCGCGCGCGTCCCCGCTGTACATCAATATCAAGCACCACAGTCAGTTCCGGAAAGCAACCGTCGCAAGTGATTTCTGTCAGGCGTTGCACAAGGTCAGCACCCAAGCCGCGGGCATAACCCTGGTAAGCAAAAGTACTCCAGGCGAATCTGTCAGCAATCACAATCTTGCCGGCATCAAGTGCGGGCTGGATAATTTCGGCAATCACCTGCGCGCGGGCTGCATTGTACAACAAGAGTTCGGTTTTGTCGCTCATGATTCCCTTGAAACTCGTGTCCAGCAAAATCTCGCGCACGCGTTCCGAAATCTTTGCGCCACCCGGCTCACGCAACTTCACTACAGAATATCCCTCTTTAGTGAGGGCGTCAATCAGCATATCGATCTGAGTCGTTTTACCCGACCCGTCGATACCTTCCAAACTAAAAAAATGCTTCGCTGTCTTCATAATCAATTTACAAGTACTTTAAAAAAGTAGAAAAAATTTATGAGGCGCCAAGAAAATACTATCTTTACATCGCCTTTTGCAACTAATGGAGTTTTTATGCCTTCTGAAAATGCGATTATTGAACGTGCCGAAATGTACTTGCGCAAGCTTTCTTGCGGAATCAACCCCCTGACAGACGAAATTCTGCCCGAAGGTGACTCCTGCAAGCAGGAACGTATCAGCAAGTGCCTGGCTTACGTCGCATCGCTTTTGCAGCAGCAGCTGAACCACGACCAAGTGGCTCCCATGCCGAACGAAAAATTCCAGGGCGAAAAATTCGAAAAGCGCCCGGTTAAAAAAGCAAAGCCCGTCATGCAAGATTTGGCCATCGACGCCGAAACCCTGAAGGGTTACCGTTTCTTCGATTACCCGGTTTCTATTTCTCGCGTGGTGCGCAACGTGAACGAACTCTTGCCCAAGAACATGAACCACCTGCTGTATGCCGACGTGGCAAACTTCCTGGTGCAAGAAGGTATTCTCGAAAGGCAATCTACCGAAAACGGCACCGAAGCAAACCTACCCACCGCAAAGGGTGAATCTTACGGATTCGAAAAGGGCGAATCGGATTTGCGCGGCCACCACAACATTTATACGCAGTGCTGGCAACAGGCACAGCAGTTCATTTTGGACAACATTCAAAAGTGTGTCGCTATCGCAAACGAACGCTATGCCGCCCGCAAGGCAAACCAGGCTCAGGATTCTCTGAACGACGACCAGGAATACGCCCCGAAGCGCGTACAGAAGGAAAAATTCCACCTGACCGCTGAACAATTGGGCGAATATCCCTCCGAAGACACTCCGGTGCCCGTCAGTGAAATCGCACGCCGCCTGAACGCACTTGTAAGCGACAACATGGAACGCATCTACTACAAAGTCATTCGCGACTGGTACGTGGAACAGGGCTACCTTGAATTCAAGACATCGCCCGAAGGCCGCAGCGCATTCCTGCCCACCGAAAAGGGCTCCATGAGCGGACTCTTCGTGGAATCGCGTACCGGCAAAGACGGCGAACTCTACGACGTGGTAATGTACGATGCTAAGGCCCAGAAGCTTTATCTGGACTTCATTGCGCAAGCCTAATCGCTGAAAAATAAAGACAGCTTTTAATGATTGTCGTCAGATTTAATGGCGCGATCTAGATAAAAAAGTATCAGAAGTTCAAGAACTACAGCCCCAGCTAGTTCCGCGAACATGATTATCGTCGAGCAATCGACTTCACATGAAAACATAAACACCCCCGTATAGCTACTGCTATACACAACGGCACTAAATATAACTTGGCGCAGGGGATGTTGTCAACATCACAACACCCCAGGTATTAAAATACTTCTTGTTTTTTTCTTACTGAAAAAATGTCCCGATGCCGTATGACATCGGGATTTATTTGCTTTTAAACGCGGTCGCTTTTACGGCAACTTTTAGTCGCGATTAATGGCGATTATTCGGCGTCCTTGCCGTGGCACTTCTTGTACTTGAGGCCAGAACCGCACCAGCAAAGGTCATTGCGGCCGAGCTTCGGAGCCTGCTGTTGAGCGCGGCGACGAGCGGCGGCGAGCATGGCCGGATTCACACCCGGGCGAGTACCCGGCAGTGCGGACTGCGGCATCGGCTTAGCCTGCTGTTCCTCGGAAATTGCATTCGTTTCAGAGGTAGCGGCTTGGCCTGCGAGGCCTGCGGGCTTCGCGCCTTCGGCACTCATCTGTTCGGCAGGTTCAGCGGCGCTTTCTTCAGCCGGAACTTCGGCAGATTCTGCGGCGTTCTGAGCGGCAGCGGCCTGAGCTTCTTCAGCGGCCTTGCGTTCAGCGTCAATCTGTTCCTGGCTCTTAAGCTGCAACTGGTCCGGAGAAACAGTCACACCGTTCGGGAGCGTAATGCGGATGTTCAGAATGCGGAGCGCAGTGAGCGTTGCAATCTTTTCCATGCAGCCTTCGAACATCTTGAAGCCTTCGTTCTTGTAGACCATCAGCGGGTCCTTCTGAGCGTATCCGTGGAAACGGATAGAATCCTTCAGCTGGTCCATGGCGTACAAGTGTTCCTTCCACACCTGGTCAATGGTCATCAACAAGAAGCGGCGTTCAATCTGGCGGAAGTCAGTTTCCGGAATAATCTTCGTGAGCTTGTCGTAGCGGGCCTTGCAGAGTGCGATGATTTCATCGAGCACCTGTTCCGGCGTCTTGCTCATGGCTT from Fibrobacter sp. UWB10 includes the following:
- the rsmA gene encoding 16S rRNA (adenine(1518)-N(6)/adenine(1519)-N(6))-dimethyltransferase RsmA, producing the protein MDRARRRKFGQNFLDVPTAQMIAGDLPANAGDWVLEIGPGHGALTEHLLERAVELTAVEIDEQCVEFLQQKFQGRENFHIENIDFLKFDLQAFLDAHEKPWVTGNLPYNVSTAIIAGLMPKLHLTKGFMGMVQLEVAERICASPCSSNYGSLSVLVSAYADTQILRKIGPEHFTPRPNVDSATMLLTPKADALQAPEGFFDFVRAAFTQKRKTLANSFGRAYDKKKIQEAIELLDYPTTVRAEELSPAQFLEFYKVIVGEQA
- the tmk gene encoding dTMP kinase is translated as MKTAKHFFSLEGIDGSGKTTQIDMLIDALTKEGYSVVKLREPGGAKISERVREILLDTSFKGIMSDKTELLLYNAARAQVIAEIIQPALDAGKIVIADRFAWSTFAYQGYARGLGADLVQRLTEITCDGCFPELTVVLDIDVQRGRARTAKRGEAPDRLESEKAEFFERVRKGYLAAARDYSDCVAAIDADRTPDEVFADLYKLVKARL